Proteins from one Alysiella filiformis genomic window:
- the csy2 gene encoding type I-F CRISPR-associated protein Csy2 yields MASYILLERLKVENANALAGMTYGFPALTSFLGFTHALSRKFSAEFGNAFTGCAIFCHDYELNAYQDYYIKFIQNRCPPSTLKGKSADAKSPAPIIEEAKMDMTISVLLQCDKSLSTNLDNIKNYILRLKQWIYSSRLAGGSIHHINDIKLLGDDIKKLKKYILPSFVLLDASHYLQEHEQYYLNHHIDKNTFDRWTDFFAFKYQAIQNHNDDSDEHNEVLWQRIIPPNKKGWIVPLMLGFKGISPLYPPEQVENLRDHRYPFRFVEAIHGLGEWKSSHRIDDIQSLIWRYDCRDEWYLCRQKPQIQQPLFDVNQIFNDDEEDLQF; encoded by the coding sequence ATGGCATCATACATTTTGTTAGAAAGGCTTAAAGTAGAAAATGCCAATGCACTGGCGGGTATGACTTATGGCTTTCCTGCACTCACTTCTTTTTTGGGTTTTACCCACGCTTTATCACGAAAATTTAGCGCAGAATTTGGGAATGCTTTTACAGGCTGTGCTATTTTTTGCCACGATTATGAATTAAATGCTTATCAAGATTATTATATTAAGTTCATTCAAAATCGTTGTCCGCCTTCTACTTTAAAAGGCAAAAGTGCTGATGCCAAAAGCCCCGCACCCATTATTGAAGAAGCCAAAATGGATATGACGATATCTGTATTATTGCAATGTGATAAGTCCCTATCTACCAATCTTGATAATATAAAAAATTATATTCTTCGCCTTAAACAATGGATTTATTCTTCTCGTTTGGCAGGGGGTTCTATCCATCATATCAATGACATTAAACTATTGGGCGATGATATTAAAAAATTAAAAAAATATATCTTGCCCAGTTTTGTATTATTAGATGCCAGCCATTATTTACAAGAACACGAACAATATTATCTAAATCATCATATTGATAAAAATACCTTTGACAGATGGACAGACTTTTTTGCATTTAAATATCAAGCCATTCAAAATCATAATGATGACAGCGATGAACACAATGAAGTCCTCTGGCAACGCATTATTCCACCTAATAAAAAAGGTTGGATTGTACCGTTAATGCTTGGATTTAAAGGCATTAGCCCATTATATCCACCAGAGCAAGTAGAAAATTTGCGAGACCACCGTTATCCATTTCGTTTTGTGGAAGCCATTCACGGTTTGGGTGAATGGAAAAGCAGTCATCGTATTGATGATATCCAAAGTTTGATTTGGCGATATGATTGCCGTGATGAATGGTATTTATGTCGCCAAAAACCGCAAATCCAGCAACCGCTTTTTGATGTCAATCAGATATTTAATGATGACGAAGAAGACCTTCAATTTTAA
- the cas6f gene encoding type I-F CRISPR-associated endoribonuclease Cas6/Csy4, which yields MMKFYQELTLLPDEENDLYFLWSKIYTQIHIALADRQNKYGNQTIGVSFPQYRCGKDFGTLGAKLRVFAPSEDELNQLNLAQWLGRLGDYVHLKSVQAVPQHHRHAIFKRHRPKELQKVAQRFADFKGIDFQTALIHCQTHKIQLPHYPFIELFSQSNQTKFTLNIGKHPVSEPQIGTFNSYGLSLNASVPDF from the coding sequence ATGATGAAATTTTATCAAGAACTCACGCTCTTGCCTGATGAAGAAAATGATTTGTACTTTTTGTGGAGCAAGATTTACACCCAAATCCACATTGCTTTGGCGGATAGACAAAATAAGTACGGCAATCAAACGATTGGGGTATCTTTTCCCCAATATCGCTGCGGTAAAGATTTTGGCACACTTGGGGCAAAACTGCGTGTGTTTGCCCCAAGTGAAGATGAGTTAAATCAGCTCAATCTGGCACAATGGCTGGGCAGATTAGGCGATTATGTACATTTAAAATCGGTGCAAGCCGTACCGCAACATCATCGCCACGCCATTTTTAAACGCCATCGCCCCAAAGAATTGCAAAAAGTGGCACAGCGTTTTGCGGATTTTAAAGGCATTGATTTTCAGACAGCCTTAATTCACTGCCAAACACACAAAATCCAATTGCCCCATTACCCTTTTATTGAGCTATTTAGCCAAAGTAATCAGACCAAATTCACATTGAATATTGGCAAACACCCAGTTTCAGAACCGCAAATAGGCACATTCAACAGCTATGGTTTAAGCCTCAATGCGAGCGTACCCGATTTTTAA
- the csy3 gene encoding type I-F CRISPR-associated protein Csy3, with amino-acid sequence MAKVSKKKTNGENNAPVPSVLAFSRKIEPSDGLMQAGLWNADVAQFSKQTWQNIELHDKSNRGVKSQYGVADEEKSQPNLVRGDDASLPPHLDTLKVSFTVKFLGDIATATTNNEPNFGIKLTEKFKVYQDEIGFLPLARRYAYNLVNGRFLWRNRVGAESIIVRIYNTENPKQEWIFDNARTMPLNDFEVENTKLDELANCIAESFKTGQYLLLGVEAFVKVGLGQRVFPSQQMREKDKDNKSKFLYQIKTQNGLCAGLHSEKIGNAIRTIDTWYELPKDDLLDKSVVQAIAIEPYGSVPTQGQAYRTSKTDLYSLMANWLSDDDNISTEQKHFVVANLIRGGVFGGKE; translated from the coding sequence ATGGCAAAAGTAAGCAAAAAGAAAACCAATGGCGAAAATAATGCCCCTGTACCAAGTGTATTGGCATTTAGTCGCAAAATTGAACCCTCCGATGGCTTAATGCAAGCAGGTCTTTGGAATGCTGATGTGGCACAATTTTCCAAGCAAACTTGGCAAAATATTGAATTGCACGATAAGAGCAACCGTGGTGTTAAAAGCCAATACGGTGTGGCAGATGAAGAAAAGTCCCAACCCAATTTGGTGCGTGGCGATGATGCCAGCTTGCCACCGCATTTAGATACTTTAAAAGTGTCTTTTACGGTAAAATTTTTGGGCGATATTGCCACCGCCACAACCAATAATGAGCCTAACTTTGGTATTAAGCTGACTGAAAAATTCAAAGTCTATCAAGATGAAATTGGATTTTTACCATTGGCTCGCCGTTATGCCTATAATTTGGTAAATGGTCGGTTTTTGTGGCGAAATCGTGTTGGAGCGGAAAGTATCATTGTGCGTATTTATAATACCGAAAATCCAAAGCAAGAATGGATTTTTGATAATGCACGCACAATGCCATTAAATGATTTTGAGGTAGAAAACACAAAACTTGATGAATTGGCAAATTGTATTGCCGAAAGTTTTAAAACAGGGCAGTATTTATTATTGGGCGTAGAAGCCTTTGTCAAAGTAGGTTTGGGGCAACGGGTATTTCCATCACAACAAATGCGTGAAAAAGATAAAGACAATAAATCCAAATTCTTATATCAAATCAAAACCCAAAATGGTTTGTGTGCAGGCTTACATTCTGAAAAAATTGGCAATGCCATTCGCACTATTGATACTTGGTATGAATTACCTAAAGATGATTTATTGGACAAATCTGTTGTGCAGGCGATTGCCATTGAGCCTTATGGTTCTGTGCCAACACAAGGTCAAGCTTATCGCACCAGCAAAACTGATTTGTACAGTTTGATGGCAAATTGGTTAAGTGATGATGATAATATTAGCACCGAACAGAAGCATTTTGTGGTGGCAAATCTGATTCGTGGTGGCGTATTTGGTGGCAAAGAATGA